The Zea mays cultivar B73 chromosome 7, Zm-B73-REFERENCE-NAM-5.0, whole genome shotgun sequence DNA segment CCGCGCACATGCCGCTGCGCCCGGCCCGGCCGTGCGGATTTATGGCAGTCGAATCGGACGACGGTGGAGCACAACACAACACCCATGGTAACAGCCGGGGGCACGTACCTTGGAGTAGCCGTTGTTCATGTCTTGCACGATGCAGCCGGTGGGGAGCAGGCGGCAGCCCATgtacccggcgccgccgccgttcTGCGCGTGGTGGTGGCCGCCGTCGGGCCGGAGGATGGCGTCCACCGAGACGTCGACCACGGCCCACAGCCCCTCGGCGTGCTGCTTGCAGAACCGAAGGAACACCACCTCACGGATCGGCACCAGCGGCGACAGCACCTGCAGCTCCGCGTGCATCTGCATGGATGCATCCCAGAAGCACGCACGTATACGTCGTATACATGcatatttttattattattattactagcACAGGCTATTTTTTTATTATTACTAGCACAGGCGTGTGCGTGCGAGAGCATGGTGGTACTGCGCGTCACCAAAGTGCGTGCATAGTACGTGTGGGCGACGAGTGGGACTAGCTCACCAGCTGGATTGACCCGCTGCGCGTGCCGCCCATGCCGCTCGAGATGATGTCCGTCGTGCTCGCCCTCGCCACGATGCACGGGAACATCTCCGACCACCGAGCCTGCACGAAACATGTGTATGTATGTATGTCACCGTCGTGCCAGTGCATGGCGCAGCGGCACGTACGGAATGGAACTGACACGTACACGTGTCTAGTATATAGGAGGAGGTGCGTGCGTACGTACCGCGTCCATGAGGCTGTCTACGAGGTCTACGCTGCTGGTTATGGCGACGCCGGCCTCGCGGGTAGCCTCGGTGACGTAGCCCGCGGGGCTCGGCCCGAACACCCTGGCGAACGCTCGGTGGTACTCGTCGAGGTTGAGCGCCTCCAAGCCGCTGCCGTCGGGACTGCGGAGCCAGAGCGGCTCGTCCATCTGCGCCACTTTCATGAGCTCCTCCATCGCGGCGAGCGCCAGCTCGAGGAGGACGGTGCGGTCGATGCCGTCGGCGGCCGCCCCGTGCAGCGCAACGTCGAGGGCGCCAATGCCCATGGGCAAGCGCATGGCGGCCGAGCCCACGGGGCCCGGAAGGCCGGCGCCGAGTAGGTCGGGGAGGGGCTGCAGCGCTGACGCGCCGAGGGGACCGGGCCCGTAGCCGTTGTTGGAGCCGACGGCGAGCTCGAGGCCGGAGCAGCCTTGCAGGGACGACGACATGGAGCTGCCAGAGGAGATTGGGCGGCCGAGGAACTTGCCGGCGAGGGCGCAGACGCGGTCCAGCTCGTCCTTGAGCCGCGCGTTCTCTATGCGGAGGTGCTGCTCCTCCAGCGACACCTCCCCGAGCACGGCCGCGCCGCCACAGTTGGCGCAGATGGGGTTGCGCATCGCCTCCCGGATCGTCATGTTCTCCGCCCTCAGCTTGTCGTTCTCCTGCCTCAGCAGCGCGTTCTCGTGCCGCTCGATCTGCGTCTGCTCATCACGACGAGATGCAAACACATAAAATTGTCATCACACACGTACGCAGCCGCCCGACACATGTCTGGTTGACTGTGGCTGGTTCGCGCTCCCAATTAAGTCCGAACCTTCATCTGCGTGCGGCGGTTCTGGAACCAGAACTTGACCTGGCGGCTCTCTAGGTTGAGCCGCTTGCTGAGCTCCATCCTTTGCTTCTCGTCGGGGTGGGGGCACTCCTTGAACACACTGCGTGCATATGCTTATAACTATTATTATAGGTCTATATATAAAAACTCGTGAAAAAAGAGAGATTTCTTCCATGCATGGTCTGGCCGGGTTTTGTGATAGATGTTAGGCGGCGCGGCGACATACGCTTCGAGTTCTTGGATTTGCTGCGGTGTGTGGCGGTGGTATCGCTTCTTCTTCCTGCGAGGGTTACTGTTGTCCGGGTCGATCTCGTCACCGGAGGCGCCGTCGACGTTGTCGCTGCCTGACCGGCTGTCGATCTCGTCCTCACGGCCGCGGCCCAGCGAGTCCCCGTCGCCTCCGCTCCCGCTCCCGCCGCCGCCAATCAGGCCCATACGACCCAAGTCGCCCAGCTGAGCCCCTTCCATGTTCGTTTGCTACAACACAACAAAATCAGTCAGACATATGAGCACACAGGAAAATCAGCCACACTGCCGGCGCATGGAGTATAGCGAGTGCGTACCAGCCCGAGGGAGAGACCCGTGGCGCCGAATCCGCCAGGTTTCGGCAGGGGCGGGGCCGGGACGAGGCGGCCGGGGTTGTGCATGCCCGTGCCGCCGCCGGTAGCGTCGTAGGAGAAGACGCCGGAGCCGGCGCCGTCGAACATGCCGCCGAAGCTCATGGAGAGAGAGCGGACTGGTTTTCCTCCAGTCCTGGCTAAAATCTCTGCCCGCGATCCTACCAACCCCACGCGGATCCCCTCAGATCCCAAGGAATTATTAGTTTTTTT contains these protein-coding regions:
- the LOC542008 gene encoding outer cell layer 3 is translated as MSFGGMFDGAGSGVFSYDATGGGTGMHNPGRLVPAPPLPKPGGFGATGLSLGLQTNMEGAQLGDLGRMGLIGGGGSGSGGDGDSLGRGREDEIDSRSGSDNVDGASGDEIDPDNSNPRRKKKRYHRHTPQQIQELEAVFKECPHPDEKQRMELSKRLNLESRQVKFWFQNRRTQMKTQIERHENALLRQENDKLRAENMTIREAMRNPICANCGGAAVLGEVSLEEQHLRIENARLKDELDRVCALAGKFLGRPISSGSSMSSSLQGCSGLELAVGSNNGYGPGPLGASALQPLPDLLGAGLPGPVGSAAMRLPMGIGALDVALHGAAADGIDRTVLLELALAAMEELMKVAQMDEPLWLRSPDGSGLEALNLDEYHRAFARVFGPSPAGYVTEATREAGVAITSSVDLVDSLMDAARWSEMFPCIVARASTTDIISSGMGGTRSGSIQLMHAELQVLSPLVPIREVVFLRFCKQHAEGLWAVVDVSVDAILRPDGGHHHAQNGGGAGYMGCRLLPTGCIVQDMNNGYSKVTWVVHAEYDEAVVHQLYRPLLQSGQALGARRWLASLQRQCQYLAILCSNSLPARDHAAITPVGRRSMLKLAQRMTDNFCAGVCASAAQKWRRLDEWRSGEGGDAAGNGGSAAAGEGEEKVRMMARHSVGAPGDPPGVVLSATTSVRLPATSPQRVFDYLRDEQRRGEWDILANGEAMQEMDHIAKGQHHGNAVSLLRPNATSGNQNNMLILQETCTDPSGSLVVYAPVDVQSMHVVMNGGDSAYVSLLPSGFAILPDGHCQSPNTAHQGSPSCGGSSSSSSTGSLVTVAFQILVNNLPTAKLTVESVETVSNLLSCTIQKIKSALQASIVTP